A window of Bos taurus isolate L1 Dominette 01449 registration number 42190680 breed Hereford chromosome 8, ARS-UCD2.0, whole genome shotgun sequence contains these coding sequences:
- the INIP gene encoding SOSS complex subunit C isoform X3 produces MQNQSSTNHPGASIALSRPALNKDFRDHAEQQHIAAQQKAALQHAHAHSSGYFITQDSAFGNLILPVLPRLDPE; encoded by the exons ATGCAGAACCAATCTTCAACAAATCATCCTGGAGCTAG CATTGCGCTCTCGAGACCCGCCCTCAACAAGGACTTCCGGGACCACGCTGAGCAGCAGCATATTGCAGCCCAGCAGAAGGCAGCTTTGCAG catgcacatgcacatTCATCGGGATACTTCATAACTCAAGATTCTGCCTTTGGGAATCTCATTCTTCCTGTTTTACCTCGCCTTGACCcagaatga
- the INIP gene encoding SOSS complex subunit C isoform X2 gives MAANPSGQGFQNKNRVAILAELDKEKRKLLMQNQSSTNHPGASIALSRPALNKDFRDHAEQQHIAAQQKAALQHAHAHSSGYFITQDSAFGNLILPVLPRLDPE, from the exons gttttcaaaacaaaaatagagttgCAATCTTGGCAGAACtggacaaagaaaaaagaaagttactAATGCAGAACCAATCTTCAACAAATCATCCTGGAGCTAG CATTGCGCTCTCGAGACCCGCCCTCAACAAGGACTTCCGGGACCACGCTGAGCAGCAGCATATTGCAGCCCAGCAGAAGGCAGCTTTGCAG catgcacatgcacatTCATCGGGATACTTCATAACTCAAGATTCTGCCTTTGGGAATCTCATTCTTCCTGTTTTACCTCGCCTTGACCcagaatga